Part of the Pseudomonas sp. ADAK13 genome is shown below.
AGCATTAACGGCAGAAGGCCATATGCTCGCTTGTTGGGGCCAGCATGACAAGCATGCTAAATAGCCAGCTACCCTTTATGTCCCCTTTCCACGCCTCAAAAGCCTGCCGCAGTCTCCTGGCACAACTGGCTCGCCAGCATGCCGAGGGTCATCAACGCGCGCTCGGCCTCGCGGTTCCACGGTGTACCGCAGTTCAAGCGAATACAGTGGTTGAACTGTTCCGTATTACTGAAGATCAGCCCCGGTGCAATGCTGATGCCCTGCTGCAAGGCGCGCACGTGCAGTTCCTGGGTATTGACCCGCCCGGGCAAACTGACCCACAGGATAAAACCGCCGGTCGGACGGGTCATCTGCGTGCCTTCGGGAAAGTACTGCTGCACCGCCAACTGGAAGGCGCTGAGATTTTTGCGGTATTCCTGGCGGATATAGCGCAAATGCCGGTCATAACCGCCGTTTTCCAGGTAGGCCGCCGTGCCCATCTGGGTCACGCTGCAAGCCGAATGGGTGCTGAACATTTGCAGGCGCTGGATTTCCTGCTGGTATTTGCCGGCGATCATCCAGCCGATGCGGATGCCCGGTGACAAGGTCTTGGAGAAGCTCGAGCAGTAGATGACCCGGTCGAGGCGGTCGTAGGCTTTCAGGGCCTTGGTGCGGCCCAGCTCGAACATCAGTTCGCCGTAGATATCGTCTTCAACCACCTGGATATCGAAATCCGACGCCAGGCGCAGCAGCTGTTTCTGCCGCTCTTCGGGCATGGTGCCGCCCAACGGGTTGCTCAGGCGCGTGGTCAGCACCAAGGCCTTGATCGACCATTGGTTGGCCGCCAGTTGCAGGGCTTCCAGGCTCATGCCGGTGGCCGGGTCGCTGGGGATTTCGATAACTTTGAGGCCGAGCAGATCCGCCAGTTGCAGCAAGCCGTAATACGTTGGCGATTCGGCGGCGATCAAGTCGCCCGGCCGCGTCAGCACCCGCAACGACATCTGCAACGCGTCCACGCACCCGTGGGTGATCACCACTTCGGACGGATCGACCACCACGCCGGCATCGCGCATGCGGATTGCCACCTGGCGCCGCAGCGGTTCAAAACCGGGGCTGAACATGTAGCTGAACGCCCGCGGGCTCTGGAAGCGTGTGACCTTGGCCAGTTGCTGGTGCAGCGCCCGTACAGGCAAATAATCGACACTGGGCACGGCGGCGCCCAGCGGGAACACGCCTTCGCGGCGGGATTCCACCAACACCTGTTGAATGATGCTGCTGCGGGTGACCAACCCTGGACGCTCGACCCGGGCGATGTCCGGCGTGGGCGCGGTAAGCGCCGGCGTCTGGTGCACGTAATACCCGGACTGCGGCCGCGCACGAATCAAGCCCTGGTCTTCCAGGTTCGCGTAGGCCTGCAACACGGTGGCGTGGCTGACGTTGAGCTGGGAGCTCATTTTGCGCACCGAAGGCACGCGCTCGCCCGGTTGATAGACACCGCGGCGAATATCCTCAGCCAGTTGCTGGGCGATACGTTGGTAAAGCAACAGATTGGTCATGACGCAGCACTCGATTTCACGGGTATTTTATTTTTGTGTGAAACATACCGGCACAGTTTAGAAGTGTACGGGGACAGTTGCCACAATAGTCGAGCACGGGCGGCAGTGATAGAAAAAACTGTAAGGGTGGCGAACTGAATCGCAGGCACAAAAAACCCGGGAGATTCCCGGGTTCCTGTGACACTGGTTGTTCAGCGGGCGGCGCCCAGCTGGCCTTTCTCATCGGAGAACACAATCTCCACCCGGCGGTTCTGTGCCCGGCCACGCTCAGAAGCGTTGGCTTCAACCGGGTACTGATCGCCGTAGCCTTCGACCTGGATGCGTTTTTCATCGATGCCCAGGTCGTTCAGCACATCCGCCACGGCCTGCGCGCGGTCCCGGGACAGTTTGAGGTTTTCCGGCTGGCCACCGGTATTGTCGGTGTAACCCTCGATGCGCACTCTGCGCTTGGGGTTCAATTGCAGGAACTGCACGACTTTCAGCACCGTGCGGTTGGCCGAGTTTTGCAGCTCTGCCTCGCCGGTGTCGAACAGCACGTCACCCAGGGTCATCACCAGGCCACGATCGGTCTGGACGGTGGTCAGGCTGGCGATCTGTGCCTCCAGCCATTTGCCCTGTTGCTGCACGCTGCTCAGCTTGGCTTCCCGCAGGGCCAGTTGCAGGCGCTGGCGTTCCAGCTCCAGCTTGACCCCGCGTTCCTGATTCAGCGCCTGCTCGGTGTGTTCCCGGGCAATCGCGCTGTAGCGCTGGCTCAGGTAAGCGTAATGGGCCACATCGGCGCCGCTGCCCCAGAAGCTGGAAAAACGCTCGGCACGGGCCAGGGACTCACCGGCGCGGATCACGTCCTTGGGCGCGATACGCAGCACATTTGAATCTTCCTTGACCTTCTGGAAGTCACTGCTCGCCTGTTGCAACGCGACGTTACTGTCAGGATGGGTCGCGCAACCGCCGAGCGCGCTGCCCAGCAACAGCACACAGCTCAACCCTCGGATCAACGGGCTCATTGGGCATCTCCCAACTGCAGTTGCTTGCGCAGGCGGGTGATACGGGTGTTGAGCACGTTCAGTTGCTCCTGGCTTTTGCGGGTCAGCACCCGCGCTTCTGCCAGGCGGGCGTCCAGCTCGGCTTCTTCAGCCTGCATGCGGGCGTCCTTGTAGGATTGATCGGCCATGTCGGCCTGGGCCTGGGAGAACTTGTCTTCAGCCAGCTTCAGCTCGGGCGAGTCATCGGCGACGGCGCCCACGGCGTTGGCTTGTTCCAGCGCTTGCTGGGTCAGGCGTATTTGTTCATTCGGCGCAGGATCGGCTGCACATCCCGCCAGAGCTACAACGGCGAGGGCCGCGAAAAGAGGTCGAATAGTCACTGAAAATCCCTACTTTGTTGGGGTGCCGACGGGTTGCTGCAACTGCGCTTTCCAGCGCGCAAGATTGCTCTGCAGCGCGGTTTCCGCCAGACCGGACGCGGGCAATTCTGTCATCTTTTTGGCGAGCTGTCCGCGCAACCACGGATCGTTGCAGGCCGAGTTGTGGGAAATGGCCAGGTACAGGCCCGGCTGGTCGATGGGTATTTCGCGCGCCACCAGGTCGTTACTCATGCCCAGGGTCTGGGCCATGGCCATGCCGGAATAACGCCCGGCGAGCACGTAGTCCACTTCCCCCAGCAGCAGTTTCTGGAACGCCGGGGTCAGGCTGGGCAGGCGTTGCAGGGTCAGTTGCTCACCGGCGAAGGTTTCGAAGTCGCGGCTCAGGCGCGCCCGCTCCGACACCGCGCCCTTGTGACCCTGCAGGTCGCTGGCCTGGTGGTAGGCCAGGGCCGAGTCCTTGCGGGTCCAGACCAGGTAATCGGTTTGCACCAGCGCCGGGTGGATGTAGTCGAGGGCGTCCAGGGCGTCGAGGGTCAATGGCGCGTCGGCGAGGATATCCATGCGCCCGCTGCGCACCTCTTCCAGCGCCAGGGAGCGCTTGCCGCCGTACAGCAGGTCGATTTTCACCCCGAGGTCCTTGGCCACTTGCTGCAACACGTCAGCGGTGGCGCCGATCAGGTGCGTGGGGTCCTGGGGATCACGCCACAGGTAGGGCGGTGCGTCCGGGCTGCCGGTGATCACCAGGCGATCACACTTGCCGGCCGCCAGCGACACGGTCGGCAGCAGTGACAGGGCCAGCAGTACAGTCCAGGGGCGCAATTCCATGGCTTGGTTCTCCCATTCAAAAATTGCCGGGCAAAAAAAAGCCCGGTCAAAAGACCGGGCTCTTTATAAGTGAAGCGGCTGGATTAGACCAGCTTCTCCAACTCGGGTACGGCTTCGAACAAGTCCGCCACCAGGCCGTAATCAGCCACCTGGAAGATCGGTGCTTCTTCGTCTTTGTTGATCGCAACGATCACTTTGGAGTCTTTCATACCGGCCAAGTGCTGGATCGCGCCGGAGATACCGACCGCGATGTACAGCTGTGGCGCAACGATCTTGCCGGTCTGGCCGACCTGCATGTCGTTCGGTACAAAACCTGCGTCGACGGCAGCGCGGGAAGCGCCGACCGCAGCGCCCAGCTTGTCGGCCAGGGCGTACAGGTGCTTGAAGTTGTCACCGTTCTGCATGCCACGGCCGCCGGAAACGACGATCTTGGCAGCGGTCAGTTCCGGACGATCGGACTTGGCCAGTTCTTCGCCAACAAAGCTGGAAGTGCCAGCGTCGTGAGCAGCCGCAACCGCCTCAACCGCAGCCGAACCACCTTCAGCAGCCACCGGGTCGAAACCGGTGGCACGCACGGTGATGACTTTTACCGAGGCAGTGGACTGCACGGTAGCGATGGCATTACCGGCGTAGATCGGACGCTTGAAGGTGTCGGCGCTTTCTACCGAAACGATCTCGGAGATCTGGTCAACGTCCAGCTGCGCAGCAACGCGCGGCAGGATGTTTTTGCCGTTGGAAGTGGCGGCAGCCAGGATGTGGCTGTAGCCAGCGCCCAGCTCTGCCACCAGCGGGGCAACGTTTTCCGGCAACTGGTGAGCGTAGGCCGCGTTGTCGGCGACCAGGACTTTGCTCACGCCAGCGATTTTTGCAGCGGCTTCAGCAACGGCGCCAACGTTTTGGCCGGCGACCAGGACGTGGACATCACCACCGATTTTGGCGGCAGCGGCCACGGTGTTCAGGGTGGCCGGGGCCACAACCTTGTTGTCGTGTTCTGCGATTACCAAGATAGTCATGATTAGATTACCTTCGCTTCGTTTTTCAGTTTCTCGACCAGTTCAGCCACCGACTTGACCTTGATGCCCGCGCTGCGTGCAGCCGGCGCTTCGACTTTTACGGTCTTGTTGGTGGAGGCGGTGGAAACGCCCAAAGCATCCGGAGTCAGCACTTCGAGAGGCTTCTTCTTGGCTTTCATGATGTTTGGCAGGGACGCGTAGCGCGGCTCGTTCAAACGCAGGTCGGTGGTGACGATGGCTGGCAGTTTCAGGGAAACTGTTTGCGCGCCGCCGTCGATTTCGCGGGTCACGGCAACCTTGTCGCCGCTCACTTCGACTTTCGAAGCGAAGGTGCCCTGGCCGTAACCGGTCAGTGCAGCCAGCATCTGGCCTGTCTGGTTGTTGTCGCTGTCGATGGCTTGTTTGCCGAGGATCACCAGCGATGGCTGTTCCTTGTCGACAACAGCTTTCAACAACTTGGCAACGGCCAGGGAAGTCAGCTCTTCAGCGGATTCGACGAGGATGGCGCGATCGGCACCCAGCGCCAGGGCGGTACGCAACTGCTCTTGAGCAGTGGTCGGACCGATGGAAACGACGACGATTTCAGTCGCAACGCCTTTCTCTTTCAGGCGTACGGCTTCTTCCACGGCGATTTCGCAGAACGGGTTCATCGACATCTTGACGTTAGCGAGGTCGACGCCGGAATTGTCCGCCTTGACGCGAACTTTCACGTTGTAATCGACAACGCGTTTGACAGCTACAAGAACCTTCATGGATTCCTCGTTACTCTCCGGTGAAAAGAAAGTCGCCTAGGCGAACCTGGCGGTTGATGCTCATCGGCACACAAGGGCACCTCCAAAAACGTCACGGACTCACACAACAATGGGATAGCGATGACCGTTCGTCAGTGGTGACCAAGAAGTCATTCTTTATCGCAGCGTGTAAACTGCGCGCCATCGTTTGGGCGCGCGTCACCTGTCTTGCTTTTGGACGTGCTCTTGAAACCTGCTGTCTGCCTACGGTAAGCGCAAAACCGACCGTATATTGACCGGAACACCTATTCTGGTCAATACGGCAAAATAGCCAGTCATAAGCCGCGCCTCTTTGATTTACCTAGCCTGCGGGCAATTCAAACAAACGTTTGTATTGGACGCTGAGAGTGGTGTAGATATAATGCGCCACCTAGAGAGAAAGGTGGGTCGTCCCCTGCCCCTTGCATGAAATTTCTGCAGGCACTGTGGGACGAATTACCGAACCTCCACCCATTAGAAAAAAAGCCGTTGAGCCTTGAGTAGGAGATAGCCTGTGGAACGCGAATACATGGAATTCGACGTGGTCATCGTCGGCGCTGGCCCGGCAGGCCTGTCTGCCGCCTGCCGATTGAAGCAGAAGGCCGCCGAAGCCGGTAAGGAAATCAGCGTCTGCGTGGTCGAAAAAGGCTCCGAAGTCGGCGCTCACATCCTGTCCGGTGCGGTGTTTGAACCCCGTGCCCTGAACGAATTGTTCCCGGACTGGAAAGAACTCGGCGCCCCGCTCAACACACCTGTTGTGCGTGATGACATCTATGTACTGCGCTCCAGCGAAGCTTCCACCAAGGTGCCTGACTTCTTTGTGCCCAAGACCATGCACAACGAAGGCAACTACATTATCTCCCTGGGCAATCTGTGCCGCTGGCTCGCCCAGCAGGCCGAGAACCTGGGCGTGGAAGTCTACCCGGGCTTCGCCGCCCAGGAAGCACTGTTCGACGAGAATGGCGTGGTGCGCGGGATCATCACCGGCGACCTCGGTGTCGACCGTGAAGGCAACCCGAAAGAAGGCGTCTACACCCCAGGCATGGAGCTGCGTGGCAAGTACACGCTGTTCGCCGAAGGTTGCCGCGGGCACATCGGCAAGCAACTGATCCAACGTTTCAACCTGGACAGCGACGCCGACGCCCAGCACTACGGCATCGGCCTGAAAGAAATCTGGGAAATCGACCCGGCCAAGCATCAGCCAGGCCTGGTGGTACACACCGCCGGCTGGCCGCTGGACATCATGAGCGCCGAAAACACCGGTGGTTCGTTCCTCTATCACCTGGAAAACAACCAGGTGGTCGTCGGCCTGATCGTCGACCTGTCCTACAGCAACACCTTCCTGTCGCCGTTCGACGAGTTCCAGCGCCTCAAGCATCACCCGGTGCTGGCCCAGTACCTGGAAGGCGGCAAGCGCATCAGCTACGGCGCCCGCGCTATCTGCAAAGGCGGCCTGAACTCGCTGCCGAAAATGGTCTTCAAGGGCGGCGCGCTGATTGGTTGCGACCTCGGCACCCTGAACTTCGCCAAGATCAAGGGCAGCCACACCGCCATGAAGTCCGGCATGCTCGCCGCTGACGCCGTGGCCGACCGCCTGTTCGCCGAATCCGAAGGCGGCGACGAACTGACAGCGTACGTCGACAGCTTCAAGAACAGCTGGCTCTACGAAGAACTGTTCGCCAGCCGTAACTTCGGCCCGGCGATGCACAAGTTCGGCCCGATCATCGGTGCCGGCTTCAACTGGTTCGACCAGAACATCCTCGGCGGCAAAATGCCGTTCACCCTGCACGACACCAAGCCTGACTACGCCTGCCTGAAGCTGGCCAAAGACAGCAAGAAAATCGACTACCCGAAACCCGACGGCAAGCTGAGCTTCGACAAGCTGAGCTCGGTGTTCATCTCCGGCACCAACCACGAAGAAGAACAGCCGTGCCACCTGAAGCTGAAAGACCCGAGCATCCCGATCGGCACCAACTTGCCGCTCTACGATGAACCGGCGCAGCGCTACTGCCCGGCCGGCGTGTATGAAGTGATCACCAAGGAAGACGGCGAGAAGCGCTTCCAGATCAACGCCCAGAACTGCGTGCACTGCAAGACCTGTGACATCAAGGACCCTTCGCAGAACATCACCTGGGTCACACCGGAAGGCGCGGGCGGGCCGACTTACCCGAACATGTAAGTCACTGGCTTGAACAAAAGGCTCCCGAATGGGGGCCTTTTTATTGCCCGATGATCAGGCCGCCCGCTCCTCGCCGGGGCTGCGCTCGAAGTAGCGCTTGTATTCCCGGCTGAACTGCGACGTACTCTGATACCCCACGCTATGCGCCGCCTGTGCCACGCCCATGCCTTCCACCAACAGCAACTGCTGCGCCTTGAGCAACCGCAGGCGCTTGAGGTACTGCACCGGCGACAACAGCGTGCAACGCTTGAAGTGCTCATGAAAAGTCGACGCACTCATGTGCGCATAACCCGCCAGCGTCTCGATATTCAGCGGCTCGGCGTAATGCGCATGCAGGTGGTTCAACGAGGTCGCCACCCGGGAAAACTGCCCCTGCTGCTCCACCAGCGCCCGCAGCACATCGGCCTGTGGCCCGCGCAACGCCGTGAACAATAATTCCCGCACCCGCGCCGGGCCCATGATCCGGCTCTCCAGCGGATCGTGCAGGCACTGCAGCAGCCGTTCGACACAGCCACGCATGGCGTCATCCAGCACCACCGAGCTCATGGACTCCAACGTCTGCGCCGCCGGCGGTGGCCCGCTCTGGATGCCCATCGCCATCACCAACTCACCCAGCACCACCCGGTCAATGCCGACCGTCACGCCTAAAAGCGGCGCATTGGGCATGGCAAAGGTCTCGCATTCGAACGGCACCGGCATTGCCTGAATCAGGTAATGCCCGGCGCCATATTCCAGGGTACGCGGGCCCAGGTAGGCGACCTTGCTGCCCTGGGCGACGATCATCAGGCTCGGCTCGTAAATCTGCGGGCCCCGCGCCACGTCGCAACTGGCGCGCAATACCTGCACGCCGGCCAGGTTCGTGGGCGAGAAACCATCGCGGGGCGTCAACGGTTCGATCAGGGCAACCAACGCGGCATTGGCGTCGACATGGCGGGTCAACAACATGGCAAAAACTTCGCGAAAAAGGGGATGTGACCATCATCGCAGGTCTGGCGCCACAGTGATCCAATCCAGGGGCACTCCCGGACGAATAGGCATGAGACTCGGAGCAATCGCCATGGCCGCCCCCAGGCACGGCGCGGAGAATGCGCCACCTCACCTGTCACTGCTCCTGCGAGGTTTCTCCATGTACACCGCTATCGGTTACGCCGCTCAATCGGCCACCACTCCCCTCGCCCCCATGTCCTTCGAACGCCGCAGCCCGCGCGCCGATGACGTGGCGATCGAAATCCTCTACTGCGGCGTCTGCCACTCCGACATCCACCAGGCCCGCAACGAATGGGGCATCGCCGTGTACCCGCTGATGCCGGGCCACGAGATCGTCGGCAAAGTCACTGCCGTCGGCGCCAATGTCACCGCGCATAAAATCGGCGACCTGGTCGGCGTTGGCTGCATGGTCGACTCGTGCCGTCATTGCGACGCCTGCCACGCGGACCTCGAGCAATACTGCCTCGAAGGCCCGACCATGACCTACGCCACCCCGGACCGGATCGACGGTAGCAACACCATGGGCGGCTACTCCGACAGCATCGTGGTCAGCGAGCACTTCGTGGTGAAGATCCCGGCCACGCTCGACCTGGCCAGCGCCGCGCCGATCCTCTGTGCCGGCATCACCACCTACTCGCCGCTCAAGCACTACGGCGTGAAGGCTGGCGACAAGGTTGGGGTGCTGGGCATGGGCGGCTTGGGCCACATGGGCATCAAGTTTGCCAAGGCCATGGGCGCGGAAGTGACGCTGTTCACCCGCTCCGCCAGCAAGGCTGAAGAAGGCCGTCGCCAGGGCGCCGATCACGTGATCGTGTCCACCGATGCTGAACAGATGAAAGCCGCTGCCGGCCACTTCGATTTCCTGCTGGACACCATTCCGGTGCAGCACGATTTGAACCCCTACCTCGACGTGCTGCGCTTTGATGGCGTGCACATCCTCGTGGGCTTGATCGAGCCGGTCGACCCGCCCGTGAATGCCGCCAAGCTGGTGCTGGGCCGCAAGGTGCTGGCCGGTTCGCTGATCGGTGGCATTGCCGAAACCCAGGAAGTCCTGGATTTCTGCGCCGAGCACGGCATCACCTGCGACATCGAAATGCTCGACATCCGCCAGATCAACGAAGCCTACACCCGCATGATTGCCGGTGACGTGAAGTACCGCTTCGTGATCGACATGGCAACCCTGAAGGCCTGATCAGGCCTTCGCGCCCAACTCCGCTGACAGCCGTGCTGCGACCTGTTTGATCACAGGGATCAGCTCGGCCATTTTTTCCAGCGGCATGTAGGGCACGGTACTGGCGATGCTGATGCCGGCGACGATTCGCCGGCTGGCATCGCGCACCGGTGCCGCGACACAACGGATCGACGGTTCGTTGTCTTCCAGATCGAACGCATAACCGCCCGCCACGTACTCCTGCATGCGCTGTTCGAACTGCGCCCAGGACTGCTCGGGGTGCTGCGGCCACTGCAGGTTTTTCCCGCCCGCCGGCAGGCTGACCTCATACAGGCGCTGCCACTCTTGCACGCTGTCATCCAGCAGCAACGCCTTGCCGATCCCGGTGCGCGCCAACGGCATGCGATGGCCCACACGCGAGCGCATTTCCGGGCCGTTGCGACCAGGATTTTTGTGCAGGTACAGCACGTCGTCGTATTCGCGAATGGCCAGGTGGATGGTGTCGCCGGTCAACGCCGACAACTCATCCAGATACGGCACCGCCAGGCTCACCAGCGGCAATTCTTCCCGTGCCTGGAAACCCAGCTCGATCAGTTTGGGGCCCAGCAGGTAGCCGACTTGCGGCACCACGCGCAGGTAGCGCTCTTCCACCAGGCAACTGGCCAGGCGGTGGGTGGTGCTGCGGGTGGTGCCGATGCGCCTGGCGATTTCCTTGAGATCCCGCGCGCCGGCTGCCACGGCCTGCACCACGCCCAGGCCACGCAGCAGGGTCTGGGTGCCGGTGGGCGCGGCGTCTTTGACGGGAGTGTGGGCGTTTTCCTGCATATCGGGCCTATTGGGAAGTACGAAAACGGCGCCATTATGGGCGGTCACGGTAACTGTGGCGAGTGGACTTCTGTGGTGAGGGGGCTTCTGTGGTGAGGGGGCTTGCCCCCCGTTGGGCTGCGTAGCAGCCCCAAGAGAGTCACCCCATTTTTCCAGACAGATCAGAGTTGCATGGCTTTGGGGCCGCTTCGCAGCCCAACGGGGGACAAGCCCCCTCGCCACAAAAAGCCCGCTCACCACAAAGTACCCGTTGCCCCTTAGCGCTGTTTCATGCGGTCGATAATGACCGCCAACAACAGGATCGACCCACGAATCACGTACTGGTAGAAGGTGTCGATGTTCTTCAGGTTCATCGCGTTCTCGATGATCGCCAGAATCAGCACCCCGGCAATCACATGCCGGATCATCCCGATCCCGCCGCTCAACGACACCCCGCCCAGCACGCACGCCGAGATCACCGTCAGCTCGAACCCCTGGCCAATCATCGGTTGCCCCGAGGTCATGCGCGACGCCAGGATCACCCCGGCCAACGCCCCGATCACCCCGTGTACGGCAAAGATGATGATCTTGGTCCGGTCAACATTCACCCCGGCCAACAGCGCCGCTTCCTGGTTGCCCCCGATGGCCATGGTGTTGCGCCCGTAGGTGGTGTAGTTCAGCAGCCAGCCAAAAAACACAAAGCACAACACGGTGATGATGATCGGTACCGGCACGCCAAACAGCTGGCCGTTGCCGAAGACGAAGAAACCTTCGTCCATCACGCCCACCGCCTTGCCGTTGGAAAAGATATACGCCAGCCCGCGCACGATCTGCATCGTCGCCAGCGTCGCAATCAACGCGTTGATCCGCAGCTTGGCGATCACGATGCCATTGATCAGCCCCACCACCAGGCCCATGGCCAACGCCGCCGACACGCCGAAGAACACGCTGTCGGTGTCGCGAATCACGATCCCCGCCACCACGCCCGAACAGGCGATCACCGAACCTACCGACAAGTCGAAGTGCCCCGACGCCAGGCAGAACAGCATGGTGCAGGCTGCAATCCCGACCGTTGAAATCGCCAACCCGAGGCCGCGCATGTTCAGCGGTGAAAGGAAGTTGTCGATGAAAATGGCACTGAGCACAAAGATGCTCAAGGCCGCCAGCAGCATGACCCAATCATCGAGAAACTTGCGCTGGTTGAAACCCGGCCAGAAGCTTCTCGCGGTTTTTACCTGTGACATACCCTACCCCTCGTATTCTTCAATCCCGCGTACGCGGAAGAGCCAGTTGCAGCAGCCGTGCTTCGTCCGCTTGATCGCGGGTCAATTCGCCGGTCAGGGCGCCTTCGCTCATCACCAGGATGCGGTCGGAGATGCCCATCACTTCCATCAGGTCGCTGGACACCACGATCACCGCAATGCCGCTGGCCGCCAGGTTGTGGATGATCTGGTAGATCTCCGACTTGGCACCGATATCGATGCCGCGGGTCGGCTCGTCCAGCAGCAAGACTTTCATCGGCATCGACAACCAACGACCCAGAATCGCCTTCTGCTGATTGCCGCCCGACAGGAACAGAATCGGTTGGTCGGCCGACGGTGTGCGCACGTTCAGCGCGCTGATTTGCCGCTGGGCGTTGCTGCGTTCCCAGCCGCCCTGGATCAGCCAACCGAAGCGCGCATGGTCGCGGCGCGCACTGATGTTGATGTTCTCCGCGACACTGGCGCGGGGCACGATGCCTTCCTTCTTGCGGTCCTCGGGGCACAGCAGCACACCGGCCGCAATCGCATCCCGCGGGGTCTTGAACGTCTGCGCCTCACCGTGCAACACCAGCGCACCCTGGGTGCTGCGCGACAGCCCGGCCAGCAGGCGCAACAGCTCCGTGCGCCCTGCCCCGACCAAACCGAACAGCCCGAGAATCTCGCCTTTGTTCACCTGCAAACTCACCGGTTCCTGCAACCCCGGCCCAAGCAAACCTTCTACCCGCAACGCTTCACCGGAGTGTTCGCGCGGCCGGTAGTTATAGATGTCCTGGATGTCGCGCCCGACCATGCAGTTAACCAACTGGTCGACGTTCAACTGCGCCATGTCTTCAAACGTGCGCACGAAGCGCCCGTCCTTGAACACCGTCACCGCATCGCAAATCCGGAACACTTCTTCCATGCGGTGCGACACGTAGAGGATCACCCGGCCTTCATCCCGCAGCCGGGCGATGATCACCATCAGCCGCTCGATCTCACGGGCCGAGAGGCTGCTGGTGGGTTCGTCGAAGGCAATCACATGGGCGTTGCGCGACATGGCCTTGGCGATTTCCACCAGTTGCCGCTGGCCGAGGGACAGGCTGCCCAGGCGCATGTTCGGATCGATTTCATCCGCCAGGCCCTTGAGCAGTTCCCGTGCCTTGCGCACCATCGCGCCGCGATTGACCACGCCGAAGCGCGACGGCATATGGCCCAGCAGCAGGTTCTCGGCGACGGTCATTTCCGGCACCAGTTGCAGCTCCTGGTGAATCACCGCGATGCCGCTGGCGATGCTGTCGGCCGCCGACTTGAAACTGACGCTGCGTTCGCCCAACTGCAGACTGCCGCTGTTGGGCGGATAAAAACCGCCGAGGATTTTCAGCAAGGTCGACTTGCCCGCGCCGTTCTCGCCCATCAGCGCATGCACCGAATGGGGCCGCGCTTCAAAGCTGATCTGCGCCAGGGCTTTCACCCCGGGAAACTCCTTGCCGATGCCGTTGAAACGCAGGCTCTCTGCGGCGGCGCTGTTCATTTCCACAGACCGATCTTGCTCAACTCTTCCTTGAAGTTGGCTCGGGTGATCAGGGTCACGTTATCCAGCGCGGTGAACTTGGCTGGCTCCGTGCCTTTGGTGACCCACTCGAACATCGAGGTAGCGGTTTTATAACCGGAGGCATCCGGGCTGAGCAGCATCGAGCCGTAGAAACCGGTGTCGGATTTTTTCAGTTCTTCGATAGCGTCAGTGCCGTTGATGCCCACGCCAATCACATTCGGCGCCTTGAAGCCGGCGCTTTCGGTGGCGCGCACGCCGCCCAGCACGGTGCTGTCGTTCATGCCGCCGATCAGCAGGTTTTTCGCGCCGCTGGGCAGTTTCACCAGGGCAGAGTTGGTGGAGTCCATGGCGCCCGGCACGTCGAGGGTTTTCTGTGCAGTGAACAGGATATGGTCGACCGGCAGGCCGGCGGCCTTGAGGCCTTCTACCGAACCGTCGGTGCGTTTCTTGCCGGTTTCCAGCTCGTCGAAGGTGTTGAT
Proteins encoded:
- a CDS encoding electron transfer flavoprotein-ubiquinone oxidoreductase, with the protein product MEREYMEFDVVIVGAGPAGLSAACRLKQKAAEAGKEISVCVVEKGSEVGAHILSGAVFEPRALNELFPDWKELGAPLNTPVVRDDIYVLRSSEASTKVPDFFVPKTMHNEGNYIISLGNLCRWLAQQAENLGVEVYPGFAAQEALFDENGVVRGIITGDLGVDREGNPKEGVYTPGMELRGKYTLFAEGCRGHIGKQLIQRFNLDSDADAQHYGIGLKEIWEIDPAKHQPGLVVHTAGWPLDIMSAENTGGSFLYHLENNQVVVGLIVDLSYSNTFLSPFDEFQRLKHHPVLAQYLEGGKRISYGARAICKGGLNSLPKMVFKGGALIGCDLGTLNFAKIKGSHTAMKSGMLAADAVADRLFAESEGGDELTAYVDSFKNSWLYEELFASRNFGPAMHKFGPIIGAGFNWFDQNILGGKMPFTLHDTKPDYACLKLAKDSKKIDYPKPDGKLSFDKLSSVFISGTNHEEEQPCHLKLKDPSIPIGTNLPLYDEPAQRYCPAGVYEVITKEDGEKRFQINAQNCVHCKTCDIKDPSQNITWVTPEGAGGPTYPNM
- a CDS encoding AraC family transcriptional regulator encodes the protein MLLTRHVDANAALVALIEPLTPRDGFSPTNLAGVQVLRASCDVARGPQIYEPSLMIVAQGSKVAYLGPRTLEYGAGHYLIQAMPVPFECETFAMPNAPLLGVTVGIDRVVLGELVMAMGIQSGPPPAAQTLESMSSVVLDDAMRGCVERLLQCLHDPLESRIMGPARVRELLFTALRGPQADVLRALVEQQGQFSRVATSLNHLHAHYAEPLNIETLAGYAHMSASTFHEHFKRCTLLSPVQYLKRLRLLKAQQLLLVEGMGVAQAAHSVGYQSTSQFSREYKRYFERSPGEERAA
- the araH gene encoding L-arabinose ABC transporter permease AraH; this encodes MSQVKTARSFWPGFNQRKFLDDWVMLLAALSIFVLSAIFIDNFLSPLNMRGLGLAISTVGIAACTMLFCLASGHFDLSVGSVIACSGVVAGIVIRDTDSVFFGVSAALAMGLVVGLINGIVIAKLRINALIATLATMQIVRGLAYIFSNGKAVGVMDEGFFVFGNGQLFGVPVPIIITVLCFVFFGWLLNYTTYGRNTMAIGGNQEAALLAGVNVDRTKIIIFAVHGVIGALAGVILASRMTSGQPMIGQGFELTVISACVLGGVSLSGGIGMIRHVIAGVLILAIIENAMNLKNIDTFYQYVIRGSILLLAVIIDRMKQR
- a CDS encoding IclR family transcriptional regulator, translated to MQENAHTPVKDAAPTGTQTLLRGLGVVQAVAAGARDLKEIARRIGTTRSTTHRLASCLVEERYLRVVPQVGYLLGPKLIELGFQAREELPLVSLAVPYLDELSALTGDTIHLAIREYDDVLYLHKNPGRNGPEMRSRVGHRMPLARTGIGKALLLDDSVQEWQRLYEVSLPAGGKNLQWPQHPEQSWAQFEQRMQEYVAGGYAFDLEDNEPSIRCVAAPVRDASRRIVAGISIASTVPYMPLEKMAELIPVIKQVAARLSAELGAKA
- a CDS encoding NAD(P)-dependent alcohol dehydrogenase, with product MYTAIGYAAQSATTPLAPMSFERRSPRADDVAIEILYCGVCHSDIHQARNEWGIAVYPLMPGHEIVGKVTAVGANVTAHKIGDLVGVGCMVDSCRHCDACHADLEQYCLEGPTMTYATPDRIDGSNTMGGYSDSIVVSEHFVVKIPATLDLASAAPILCAGITTYSPLKHYGVKAGDKVGVLGMGGLGHMGIKFAKAMGAEVTLFTRSASKAEEGRRQGADHVIVSTDAEQMKAAAGHFDFLLDTIPVQHDLNPYLDVLRFDGVHILVGLIEPVDPPVNAAKLVLGRKVLAGSLIGGIAETQEVLDFCAEHGITCDIEMLDIRQINEAYTRMIAGDVKYRFVIDMATLKA